One part of the Bacteroidia bacterium genome encodes these proteins:
- a CDS encoding histidine kinase codes for MEDNKAHILYVDDERQNLVSFKASFRHHYQVSIAQGGSEALQILDEAEGISLIISDQRMPQMSGVEFLEKVQEQHPEAVRMIMTGYSDIEAVIQAINKGKIYYYITKPWNLDELKMIIDKALDSFRLQQENQVLHAEKALLELRNARQERENILSRFEALKNQVNPHFLFNSLNALSTLVHEDADLAESFILKLTRIYRYVLDLNDRTLIPLEDELGFIDNYLFLQQIRFGNNLRLYRQVDREALRKKVPPLSLQLLVENAIKHNEISAENALTIELRVEEGNTLLVKNNLQKRLRKVESTGLGLKNLYSRYQLISDRMPEFGEEGNAYLARIPLL; via the coding sequence ATGGAAGATAATAAAGCACATATCCTGTATGTGGATGATGAACGACAAAACCTGGTTTCATTCAAAGCCAGTTTCCGACATCATTATCAGGTATCTATTGCACAAGGGGGAAGTGAAGCTCTTCAAATCCTTGATGAAGCTGAGGGAATCTCGCTCATTATCAGTGATCAAAGGATGCCGCAAATGAGTGGGGTAGAGTTTCTGGAGAAAGTGCAGGAACAACATCCGGAGGCTGTGCGCATGATCATGACGGGCTATAGTGACATCGAAGCTGTGATCCAGGCTATCAACAAAGGCAAAATCTATTATTACATCACCAAGCCCTGGAATCTGGATGAATTGAAAATGATCATTGACAAAGCCCTGGATTCTTTTCGTTTGCAGCAAGAAAACCAGGTGCTACATGCTGAGAAGGCTTTGCTGGAATTGAGAAATGCCAGACAAGAACGTGAGAACATTCTTTCTCGTTTTGAAGCCCTGAAAAACCAAGTCAATCCCCATTTCTTATTCAATTCCCTAAATGCACTAAGTACCCTGGTTCATGAAGATGCGGATTTGGCGGAAAGTTTCATCCTGAAACTCACCCGTATTTATAGATATGTGCTGGACCTAAATGATCGCACCCTCATTCCGCTGGAAGATGAACTTGGATTTATTGACAATTACCTCTTTCTCCAACAAATTCGTTTTGGGAATAACTTAAGGCTCTACAGGCAGGTGGATCGGGAAGCACTTCGAAAAAAAGTTCCCCCTTTGAGCTTACAATTGTTGGTAGAAAACGCCATCAAACACAATGAGATTTCTGCAGAAAATGCCCTCACAATTGAACTCAGAGTAGAGGAAGGAAATACCCTGCTGGTCAAGAATAATTTACAAAAAAGACTTCGCAAAGTAGAGTCCACAGGCCTGGGACTCAAGAACCTGTATTCCCGATACCAACTGATTTCCGATCGAATGCCTGAATTTGGAGAAGAGGGTAATGCCTATCTCGCCAGAATTCCTTTGTTATAA
- a CDS encoding J domain-containing protein yields MPPPKKKPFQDYYKLFGLPPTASHSEIKTAYRELALKLHPDQNPSPKAHEQFLNLNEAYHVLNNPKERAKYDIRYKAFYNPHKKSVGLNERIELTRAKRASRYGRTMYSQRMRYRGSSGPSSGTRERKRKYPPPPPRESTYNWEEKELSEEELSYRKYAGIIKMMTFVLLLFASYNLSDYFVKVVSDKLKVVETVTSESGDVQVFARKYYYQSYKFFVEPKDREVFTYDTEVQLERSYFKGRLASIRVYKDNRIFVIDPIRPFFDYKFYLLIFLCLAALATLVLGGKSQRTIILGAASFTLGIILFLI; encoded by the coding sequence ATGCCTCCTCCGAAGAAAAAACCCTTTCAGGATTATTATAAATTGTTTGGCTTGCCTCCCACAGCGAGCCATTCGGAGATAAAAACTGCCTATAGAGAACTTGCCCTAAAGCTCCATCCGGACCAAAATCCATCCCCTAAGGCACATGAGCAATTTTTAAACCTAAACGAGGCCTATCATGTGCTTAATAATCCAAAAGAACGTGCCAAGTACGACATTCGTTACAAAGCATTCTACAATCCGCATAAAAAATCCGTCGGTCTCAACGAGCGTATAGAACTCACACGTGCCAAAAGGGCCAGCAGATACGGGCGAACCATGTATTCGCAACGCATGAGGTACCGGGGAAGTAGTGGACCCTCTAGCGGTACAAGGGAACGAAAAAGAAAATATCCTCCTCCCCCACCGAGAGAATCTACTTACAATTGGGAGGAAAAAGAACTCAGTGAAGAGGAACTTAGCTATCGGAAGTATGCGGGCATCATCAAGATGATGACGTTTGTCCTACTTCTTTTTGCTTCCTATAATCTCTCAGACTATTTCGTGAAAGTTGTTTCAGATAAATTGAAGGTAGTCGAGACGGTAACTTCTGAAAGTGGGGACGTACAGGTCTTTGCCCGAAAGTATTATTACCAGAGCTATAAGTTTTTTGTAGAGCCCAAAGACCGAGAAGTTTTCACTTATGATACAGAAGTTCAGCTGGAGCGTTCCTATTTCAAAGGGCGGCTTGCATCCATCAGGGTTTATAAGGATAATCGGATCTTTGTGATTGATCCTATCCGGCCCTTTTTCGATTATAAATTCTATTTATTGATCTTTCTTTGTCTGGCTGCGCTTGCTACCCTTGTCTTAGGAGGGAAGTCTCAGAGAACCATCATCCTGGGAGCCGCAAGTTTTACGCTAGGGATCATTTTATTTCTGATCTAG
- a CDS encoding FG-GAP-like repeat-containing protein, whose product MKLAFRLLIASLFLATSCSPKGDKYSLVWNTSFPTLGTSSSIKCADLTGDGILDVVIGAGKNEFQDSDSAVIALDGKTGKILWTIGGVDQIVGSASFLDINEDGTEDVIIGGRSAQLLAIDGKRGKEIWRFKKDSYQGPAAKFLRFNFYNSQFIPDQDGDGLQDLLLANGGNVNAAPNSEKDRYPAVLAVMSSATGEVLAADTMPDGKESYMSPLLYQFEEEGDLKVIFGTGGETIGGSLYILSLDDLMKSDISGAMALYKEAEHGYIAPPVLADINNDGIKEIISISHNGRYGVHDSRTGRLLSFHVFQDLEANTSPCPGYFNEDEYLDIFLSMSEGVWPQNTGQKQFIISGKDGKILWEKNLGCCGYSSPLSYDVDGDGYQEAVWTVNEYNCDGLYAADGQHYLFYKDLNHAREEIMSPKIAGKNIGSTPWLGDLDGDGFLDILYCMQANTSVIHQYFGFMIVRSKTRIPVSAKNNWGQYMGPEGKGIY is encoded by the coding sequence ATGAAATTAGCCTTTCGTCTGCTTATAGCTTCCCTTTTTCTGGCAACTTCCTGTAGCCCCAAGGGAGATAAATACAGCCTGGTTTGGAATACCAGCTTTCCCACTTTAGGGACTAGTTCTTCTATAAAATGTGCAGACTTAACAGGAGATGGTATTCTGGATGTGGTGATAGGGGCAGGAAAGAATGAATTTCAGGATTCTGATTCTGCAGTAATTGCTCTCGACGGGAAGACTGGAAAAATCTTGTGGACGATAGGCGGTGTAGATCAAATAGTAGGCTCAGCCAGTTTTCTCGATATAAATGAGGATGGTACAGAGGATGTGATCATTGGAGGGCGAAGTGCTCAACTCCTGGCCATAGATGGAAAAAGAGGAAAGGAAATCTGGAGGTTTAAGAAAGATTCTTATCAGGGGCCTGCTGCAAAATTTTTGCGTTTTAATTTTTACAATAGCCAATTTATCCCCGATCAGGATGGCGATGGTCTGCAAGATCTCTTGCTGGCTAATGGAGGGAATGTAAATGCTGCCCCAAATTCTGAGAAGGATCGATATCCTGCTGTGCTGGCTGTGATGAGTTCTGCTACGGGAGAAGTCCTTGCTGCCGATACGATGCCAGACGGGAAAGAAAGCTATATGTCTCCCCTACTTTATCAGTTTGAGGAAGAAGGCGATCTGAAAGTCATATTTGGTACCGGGGGAGAAACGATAGGAGGCTCTCTTTACATCCTCAGTCTCGACGATTTGATGAAATCAGATATTTCCGGGGCTATGGCCTTATATAAGGAGGCGGAACATGGATACATAGCTCCTCCGGTTCTGGCTGATATTAATAATGACGGCATAAAAGAAATAATCTCTATTTCTCACAATGGAAGGTATGGGGTACATGATAGCAGAACGGGGCGCCTGCTGAGTTTCCATGTTTTTCAGGATTTAGAAGCTAATACCAGTCCTTGTCCGGGCTACTTCAATGAAGATGAATACCTGGATATATTCTTATCCATGAGTGAAGGAGTTTGGCCTCAGAATACCGGTCAGAAGCAGTTTATCATTAGTGGAAAGGATGGAAAGATATTGTGGGAAAAGAATTTAGGCTGTTGTGGGTATAGCAGTCCCTTGAGTTATGATGTTGACGGTGATGGCTATCAGGAGGCGGTCTGGACTGTCAATGAATATAATTGTGATGGATTGTACGCGGCAGATGGCCAACATTACCTTTTTTACAAAGACCTCAATCACGCCCGAGAAGAAATCATGAGTCCTAAAATAGCGGGTAAAAATATAGGAAGTACCCCCTGGCTTGGAGATTTGGATGGAGATGGCTTTTTAGATATTCTCTATTGTATGCAGGCTAATACCTCTGTTATCCATCAGTATTTTGGCTTCATGATTGTTCGGAGCAAAACCCGGATTCCGGTTTCAGCAAAAAACAATTGGGGTCAGTATATGGGGCCAGAGGGAAAAGGAATTTACTAG
- a CDS encoding TonB-dependent receptor, giving the protein MLTTSTYHLSIRKYLFLIGIILYSPLLLSQTQDSVQYQTFGQQESATAEEYKLSGTVINANTGQGLTGVAIAVEALSKGTFSKSTGRYNLKLPAGKHFIKVSLFGYQKRYFEIELYADGILPIVMVPAEFEVDEVVIEDEAATSQVKREIAGLERMSVLQMERKARLLGETDVLRSLQSVSGVSSVGEGASGFNVRGGNADENLILQDGALIYNPTHALGFYSLFHPDLLSEFQLYKGGVPAKFGGRLSSVLDVKLREGDKEKFNAKGGLGIASSRLSLEGPISKGKSSFLIGARASYLDWILQSSGNIDLKKSEAFFYDITAKVDAQLTPSTSAGFSVFTSHDDFQFAEEVKLDYETYTGRVYLRQLIGKKNSLNLDASVGRYVSSLFDVQGNTQSVFDTKIDYLRFRLNDLISFSENHAFTFGIEGDYSQVSPGSLSPLNNESQIIAKELPIEKGLTLSAYAEEKFTVGDWLNVSLGIRYSQFSNFGPGNVYLYQEGVPKSPFSVIDSLSFGEGEDIATYNALEPRISLKINPGEDKAIKIGYHRSYQFISQISNTASAAPIAIWQLSNYHIEPNFADNYSIGYFQEFLEGKIESSVDIFYRDIHRLIEYKDFANLLLNESVETELLVGKGRSYGVEFYFNKKQGKHQFEGNYTYSRTQRQVEANAEQEGINSGSWYPSNFDKPHILNANYFYQINPRNNISVNFTYSTGRPTTAPVSSYRNSNILNIPVYSDRNVFRIPDYHRLDFAYTTIFRSKRIKRWKSSWTFTVYNLYGRKNAYSVFFQQRPSQPVTAFRIAVLGTVFPAITYNFSF; this is encoded by the coding sequence TTGCTAACTACCTCTACCTATCATTTATCCATCAGGAAATATCTCTTCCTGATAGGTATTATCCTCTACTCTCCTCTTTTGCTGTCCCAAACGCAGGATAGTGTACAATACCAAACATTTGGTCAACAGGAATCTGCCACCGCCGAGGAATACAAGCTTAGTGGTACGGTAATCAATGCCAATACCGGTCAGGGTTTGACGGGTGTGGCAATTGCCGTTGAGGCCCTTTCTAAAGGGACTTTTTCCAAATCCACAGGCAGGTATAATCTAAAATTGCCAGCGGGGAAACACTTTATCAAAGTATCTCTCTTTGGTTATCAAAAAAGATATTTCGAGATCGAACTATATGCTGATGGGATTTTGCCTATCGTTATGGTTCCGGCTGAATTTGAAGTAGACGAAGTAGTCATAGAAGATGAAGCTGCTACTAGCCAGGTCAAAAGAGAAATTGCGGGTTTGGAAAGAATGTCCGTGTTACAAATGGAAAGAAAGGCTCGCTTATTGGGAGAAACCGATGTCCTCCGCAGCCTACAATCCGTTTCCGGGGTTAGTAGTGTAGGAGAAGGCGCTTCAGGTTTCAATGTTAGAGGAGGAAATGCTGACGAAAATTTGATCCTTCAGGATGGCGCCTTGATATATAATCCTACCCATGCTCTGGGATTTTATTCACTTTTTCATCCCGACTTACTCTCAGAGTTTCAGTTATACAAAGGAGGAGTTCCGGCAAAATTTGGCGGAAGGCTCTCTTCGGTTTTGGATGTAAAATTGAGAGAAGGAGATAAAGAAAAATTCAATGCAAAAGGTGGACTTGGAATTGCTTCTTCTCGGCTAAGTCTGGAAGGGCCTATAAGTAAAGGCAAAAGCTCTTTTCTCATAGGAGCCAGGGCCAGTTATCTCGATTGGATTCTTCAATCTTCTGGTAATATCGATCTCAAAAAAAGCGAGGCCTTCTTTTATGATATAACTGCCAAAGTTGATGCTCAGCTGACTCCTTCCACTTCTGCAGGATTCAGTGTATTCACCAGCCATGATGACTTTCAGTTTGCCGAAGAGGTAAAACTCGATTATGAAACCTATACAGGAAGGGTTTATCTCCGGCAACTAATCGGCAAAAAGAACAGCCTGAATCTGGATGCGAGTGTAGGCCGATATGTGAGTTCGCTTTTTGATGTACAGGGAAACACCCAGTCGGTATTTGATACAAAGATCGATTATCTCCGTTTTCGCCTCAATGACCTCATTTCCTTTAGTGAAAATCACGCTTTCACCTTTGGAATTGAAGGAGATTACAGTCAGGTCTCTCCGGGTAGCCTGAGTCCCCTGAATAATGAGTCACAGATCATCGCCAAAGAACTCCCCATCGAAAAAGGCTTAACACTGAGTGCATATGCAGAAGAGAAATTTACAGTCGGAGATTGGTTGAACGTTTCTTTGGGTATTCGATATTCTCAGTTCAGCAATTTCGGACCAGGCAATGTTTACCTTTACCAGGAAGGAGTTCCCAAATCTCCTTTTTCTGTAATTGATTCACTTTCTTTCGGGGAAGGAGAAGACATCGCTACCTATAATGCATTGGAACCCAGGATTTCTCTTAAAATTAACCCGGGAGAAGATAAAGCCATCAAGATTGGCTATCATCGCTCTTATCAGTTTATCAGTCAAATCTCCAATACAGCATCAGCTGCTCCAATTGCCATCTGGCAGTTGAGCAATTATCATATCGAACCCAATTTCGCCGACAATTATTCAATCGGGTATTTTCAGGAGTTTTTGGAAGGGAAAATAGAGAGTTCTGTTGACATCTTTTATCGGGATATACATCGCCTGATTGAGTATAAAGATTTTGCAAATTTGCTGCTCAACGAAAGTGTTGAGACCGAATTACTCGTCGGGAAAGGCAGGTCTTATGGGGTGGAATTTTACTTCAACAAAAAGCAGGGGAAACACCAATTTGAAGGAAATTACACCTATTCCAGGACACAAAGACAGGTAGAAGCAAATGCAGAGCAGGAAGGCATCAACAGCGGAAGTTGGTATCCTTCCAATTTCGACAAACCTCATATCCTGAACGCCAATTATTTCTATCAGATAAATCCACGCAACAATATTTCTGTCAATTTCACTTACAGCACAGGAAGGCCCACAACAGCTCCCGTTAGTTCCTATCGTAATTCCAATATTTTGAATATCCCGGTTTACTCTGACAGAAATGTATTTCGCATTCCAGACTACCATAGACTGGATTTTGCCTATACCACCATTTTCAGAAGTAAACGCATAAAAAGATGGAAGAGTAGCTGGACATTTACCGTTTACAATTTGTATGGGAGAAAGAATGCCTATTCGGTATTCTTCCAACAAAGACCCTCTCAGCCTGTTACTGCTTTTAGAATAGCCGTACTTGGAACCGTTTTCCCTGCCATCACCTATAATTTTAGTTTCTAA
- a CDS encoding DUF4249 domain-containing protein, which yields MNLLFTHIKKFLYLSLGLLVFSACIDEIRLDIDADQAKISVDGFISDSLRVHSIGLSYSSVFGVGNDNIQAPISGASVGIRDGAGNFFAFEESSDEAGFYERLMAGEIGQSYQLEILLADGKEIRSKAITMPEKNELLGVHYEQIENSFVNPAGNVSTSLDLVVKIDSRLDIENRPFLRWRVGGQYEFREEYPMVINARWCYIPDNLDFNSIQTLDARNIEGPLLQKQTVIKTPLDHRFAWQYCFHIQQFNLSEEEYTYWTNIEEIINTGGSLFDPPPGTVKGNLFNPSDPSDQILGFFSVASVSYKRYFSNPDILNRYIDSKCSFSPFRPQFPECRDCRIIFGSTLEKPEYWIP from the coding sequence ATGAACCTCCTTTTCACTCATATAAAGAAGTTCCTTTATCTAAGTCTGGGTCTCTTAGTCTTCTCGGCATGTATAGATGAAATCCGCCTCGACATAGATGCTGATCAGGCCAAAATATCAGTAGATGGTTTTATAAGTGATAGCCTAAGGGTACATAGCATCGGGCTTTCGTACAGCTCGGTATTTGGCGTGGGAAATGATAACATTCAGGCTCCCATTTCCGGGGCGAGTGTCGGAATAAGAGATGGGGCTGGCAATTTTTTCGCTTTTGAAGAGTCTAGCGATGAAGCAGGATTCTATGAACGCTTGATGGCAGGTGAAATTGGCCAAAGTTATCAACTGGAGATATTGCTGGCTGATGGGAAAGAGATTCGATCTAAAGCCATCACAATGCCGGAGAAAAATGAGCTATTGGGAGTCCATTATGAGCAAATCGAAAACAGTTTCGTCAATCCTGCGGGGAACGTGAGTACAAGCCTTGATTTGGTGGTCAAAATTGATAGCAGACTGGACATAGAAAACAGGCCTTTCCTCCGCTGGCGTGTAGGGGGACAATATGAATTTCGGGAAGAATACCCTATGGTAATCAATGCACGCTGGTGTTATATCCCGGACAATCTGGATTTCAATTCTATTCAGACCCTGGATGCCCGAAACATCGAAGGCCCTTTACTTCAAAAGCAGACAGTGATTAAAACTCCCCTGGATCACCGCTTTGCCTGGCAATACTGTTTCCATATCCAACAATTTAACCTGAGCGAAGAAGAATATACTTATTGGACAAATATTGAAGAAATTATCAATACGGGTGGCAGTCTATTTGATCCGCCTCCGGGGACGGTAAAAGGTAATTTATTCAATCCTTCAGATCCCAGTGATCAGATTTTAGGATTCTTCTCGGTAGCCTCTGTTTCCTACAAACGCTACTTCAGTAATCCTGACATCCTTAATCGATATATTGATTCCAAATGTTCATTCAGTCCCTTCCGGCCACAATTTCCAGAGTGCAGAGATTGCAGAATAATTTTTGGCAGTACACTTGAAAAACCAGAATACTGGATTCCTTAA
- a CDS encoding RNA polymerase sigma factor, with protein sequence MKQDQALIEAIIAKDPQAFESFYEVYKSRVYNTCLSYTHNEEDAEEITQDVFIEVYNSAYKFQGKSSLSTWVYRISINKSLDFLRYKKRKKRFAQIQRLWGGEKDEALDLPDFKHPGVLTENQEKAAILFRAIETLAENQKTAFILSFVEELPRKEVADIMKIKLKACESLLQRAKGNLRKKLEKFYEEERNS encoded by the coding sequence TTGAAGCAAGACCAAGCACTCATAGAAGCAATTATAGCCAAAGACCCACAGGCCTTTGAGTCCTTTTATGAAGTGTATAAGAGTCGTGTGTATAATACCTGCCTGAGTTATACCCATAATGAAGAAGATGCAGAGGAAATTACGCAGGATGTTTTCATAGAGGTATATAATTCAGCCTATAAGTTTCAGGGGAAATCGAGTTTGAGCACCTGGGTTTACAGAATCAGTATTAACAAAAGTCTGGATTTTCTCAGGTATAAAAAGCGAAAGAAGCGCTTTGCTCAGATTCAGCGTTTGTGGGGAGGGGAAAAAGACGAAGCTTTGGATTTGCCTGATTTTAAACATCCGGGCGTATTGACTGAGAATCAGGAAAAAGCTGCTATCTTGTTCCGGGCAATCGAGACTTTAGCGGAAAACCAGAAAACAGCATTTATTCTGAGTTTTGTAGAAGAGCTTCCCAGAAAGGAAGTCGCGGATATTATGAAGATTAAACTTAAGGCTTGTGAATCTTTGTTGCAGCGGGCCAAAGGAAATCTTCGCAAAAAACTGGAAAAATTCTATGAGGAAGAAAGGAATTCCTGA
- a CDS encoding cytochrome c peroxidase, with the protein MLITHLSRNLISSSLLLALVLFSCEGVELPGPDPEDPTDDPKTSEEIIADYLSIELNSPENYSDPVFPAHYNAQVRGNDNTPLANPITNDGATLGRVLFYDKSLSLNNTISCASCHTQETGFTDPARFSEGFEGGLTGAHSMRLGNANYFTGARMFWDKRADDLEDQSTQPIQDGIEMGFTALFGGMDSLSEKMAALPYYPILFEKAFGSEEISEERMQMALAQFIRSMKSVNSKFDEGYAAVYSPTQMGDNVGADFPNFTAEENLGKRLFFAAGGRGGMGGGNSCNTCHQAPTFALGNNSRSNGLDAGETVIFKSPSLKNIAVVGGYMHDGRFASLREVVDHYADGIQAGPALDNRLRMPGRNGTPVRLDLTNNEREALVAFLETLTDQVLLEDDKFSNPFLN; encoded by the coding sequence ATGTTAATCACTCACTTATCACGCAATTTAATTTCGAGTTCTCTACTTCTTGCATTGGTCCTCTTCTCCTGCGAAGGAGTAGAATTGCCGGGTCCAGATCCAGAAGACCCGACCGATGATCCAAAAACCTCTGAAGAAATCATTGCCGATTATCTTTCGATTGAGCTGAATTCTCCAGAGAATTATAGTGATCCCGTCTTTCCTGCTCATTATAATGCACAGGTAAGAGGAAATGACAATACACCATTAGCCAATCCCATAACCAATGATGGAGCAACCTTAGGAAGAGTTTTGTTTTATGACAAAAGTCTCAGCCTCAATAATACCATTTCCTGTGCATCCTGCCATACACAGGAAACTGGCTTTACCGATCCAGCCCGCTTTAGTGAAGGATTTGAAGGGGGACTAACGGGTGCTCACTCCATGCGACTCGGCAATGCAAATTACTTTACAGGAGCTCGGATGTTTTGGGACAAAAGAGCTGATGATCTGGAAGATCAGAGTACTCAGCCCATTCAAGACGGAATTGAAATGGGATTTACGGCACTCTTTGGAGGCATGGACTCCCTTTCAGAAAAAATGGCTGCCCTCCCCTATTATCCTATTTTGTTTGAAAAAGCTTTTGGTAGCGAGGAAATCAGTGAAGAGCGTATGCAAATGGCTCTTGCACAGTTTATCAGGAGCATGAAATCAGTCAATTCTAAATTTGACGAAGGATATGCAGCGGTTTATTCGCCCACTCAGATGGGTGATAATGTGGGAGCTGATTTTCCCAATTTTACAGCAGAGGAGAATCTGGGGAAACGCCTCTTTTTTGCAGCAGGTGGACGAGGAGGAATGGGAGGAGGCAATTCTTGCAATACCTGTCATCAGGCTCCTACTTTTGCTTTAGGAAATAATTCGAGGAGCAATGGATTGGATGCAGGAGAAACTGTGATATTCAAATCTCCTTCGCTGAAAAATATAGCAGTTGTCGGAGGATATATGCATGATGGAAGGTTTGCTAGCCTCAGAGAGGTTGTGGATCATTATGCAGATGGAATTCAGGCAGGCCCAGCTTTGGATAATCGTTTGAGAATGCCTGGCCGAAATGGAACACCTGTTCGCCTGGATTTGACGAATAATGAGCGAGAAGCTTTGGTAGCATTTTTGGAAACCCTGACAGATCAGGTATTGTTGGAAGACGATAAATTTTCAAATCCATTTTTGAACTAA
- a CDS encoding SH3 domain-containing protein — MFSFKYISLLIIKCIFLGLFYYPAYASQNDSASEERICIENPLGLSLRKAPRIDAERIGIIPCDEEVIAKGSKGGIQQIECQSGMWVKVEYKGVKGYVFGL, encoded by the coding sequence ATGTTTTCATTCAAATATATTTCACTTCTCATCATCAAATGCATATTTCTGGGACTCTTTTATTATCCCGCTTATGCCAGCCAGAACGATAGTGCGTCTGAGGAAAGGATTTGCATAGAAAATCCCTTAGGACTAAGTCTTAGAAAAGCTCCTCGCATAGATGCCGAACGAATCGGGATTATCCCTTGTGATGAAGAAGTAATTGCAAAAGGAAGTAAAGGAGGCATTCAGCAAATCGAATGTCAATCGGGAATGTGGGTGAAGGTGGAGTATAAGGGAGTGAAGGGATATGTTTTTGGCCTCTGA